One genomic segment of Mycolicibacterium neworleansense includes these proteins:
- a CDS encoding ABC transporter ATP-binding protein has product MGTVASSLRLVWRSLGMLRAVRGVLVLLLVIGVTASALPYVTVAAFGPMVQVIADAGNSGKLSGVWDLSGPLVARQDGLLKSLAGPVPFAVLLVVWASSLVLTQLMYFVNAWIGARVERVLVVDIRQRVHDHLQSLSLDFFLTSRSGELMHRVMTESTAVQRLLTDCLLPPLIDVVVLAVVISYLLAISWQMTVAALVLTPLALLTLRFAGRHVQAVMTRVRNAERAMATEVEQTISGIAEIQMFNAQPVRSKRFHDVSEEAAKGSAASVVWMQATVNGSQIFVALSTVVVLLVGVGLSGHFGLTFAGLLVFAGVVPVMFSAAQRVLGAYTTYQSLAPNVTSTYELLDTQPSVREADNAVALGEVHGNLVFEDVTFGYVPGENVLEELSFTVAEGETVGLVGGIGSGKSTVFNLLLRFRDPQHGRILLDGKDISTVTIDSLREQVSKLAQFPFFTKDTIRENIRLARSDATDADVEEACAEAHIHSVITTKMHDGYDTVVDVQVPSGGQKRLIALARCLLRRPEVLLLDEPTENLDADQRTRMIGVIRDYAEDRTCLVVSHDLDFIAAVADRILVLEDGRITQSGDHQTLMAQGGLYRRLHDVQNGR; this is encoded by the coding sequence GTGGGCACGGTGGCATCGTCGCTGCGTCTGGTCTGGCGCAGCCTGGGTATGCTGCGCGCGGTCCGCGGCGTGCTGGTCCTGCTACTGGTGATCGGCGTGACCGCCTCGGCGCTGCCCTACGTCACGGTGGCCGCATTCGGCCCGATGGTCCAGGTCATCGCAGATGCCGGGAACAGCGGAAAACTCAGCGGGGTATGGGATTTGAGCGGCCCGCTGGTGGCCCGCCAGGACGGCCTGCTGAAGTCACTCGCCGGCCCGGTGCCGTTCGCGGTGCTGTTGGTGGTCTGGGCCTCGTCGCTGGTGCTGACCCAGCTCATGTACTTCGTCAACGCCTGGATCGGCGCGAGAGTCGAGCGGGTGCTGGTGGTCGACATCCGGCAGCGCGTCCACGACCACCTGCAGTCGCTGTCCCTTGATTTCTTCCTGACCTCGCGCAGCGGCGAGCTGATGCACCGGGTGATGACGGAATCCACTGCTGTGCAACGGCTTCTGACCGACTGCCTGCTTCCGCCGCTGATCGACGTGGTGGTGCTGGCGGTGGTGATCAGCTACCTGTTGGCCATCTCATGGCAGATGACGGTGGCCGCGTTGGTGCTGACCCCGCTGGCGCTGCTCACCCTGAGATTCGCCGGCCGCCACGTGCAGGCGGTGATGACCCGGGTGAGGAACGCTGAGCGGGCAATGGCCACCGAGGTCGAGCAGACCATCAGCGGGATCGCCGAGATTCAGATGTTCAACGCGCAACCGGTCCGCAGCAAGCGCTTTCACGACGTGTCCGAGGAAGCCGCGAAAGGATCGGCGGCGTCGGTGGTCTGGATGCAGGCCACCGTCAACGGCTCACAGATCTTCGTTGCTCTCAGCACCGTGGTCGTGCTACTCGTCGGCGTCGGGCTCAGTGGGCACTTCGGGTTGACGTTCGCCGGACTGCTGGTCTTCGCGGGTGTGGTGCCCGTGATGTTCAGTGCCGCACAACGAGTTCTGGGGGCGTACACCACGTATCAGTCGCTGGCACCCAATGTGACGTCCACCTACGAACTGCTCGACACCCAACCGTCCGTGCGCGAAGCCGACAATGCCGTGGCGCTGGGTGAGGTGCACGGCAACCTGGTGTTCGAGGACGTGACGTTCGGATACGTGCCCGGCGAGAACGTCCTCGAAGAGCTGTCGTTCACCGTCGCCGAAGGGGAGACGGTGGGACTGGTGGGCGGTATCGGGTCGGGCAAGTCGACGGTGTTCAACCTGCTGCTGCGGTTCCGGGACCCTCAACACGGACGAATCCTGTTGGACGGTAAGGACATTTCGACGGTTACCATCGACTCACTGCGCGAACAGGTGTCCAAGCTCGCCCAGTTCCCGTTCTTCACCAAAGACACCATCCGGGAGAACATCCGGTTGGCCCGGTCGGATGCCACGGACGCCGACGTCGAAGAAGCCTGCGCCGAGGCCCACATCCATTCCGTCATCACGACGAAGATGCACGACGGCTACGACACCGTGGTGGACGTGCAGGTGCCCTCCGGCGGGCAGAAACGGCTGATCGCACTGGCACGCTGCCTGCTGCGCCGCCCCGAGGTGCTACTGCTCGACGAGCCGACAGAGAACCTCGATGCCGACCAGCGGACCAGGATGATCGGCGTGATCCGAGACTACGCCGAAGACCGCACCTGCCTGGTGGTCAGCCACGACCTGGATTTCATTGCCGCGGTGGCCGATCGGATCTTGGTGCTCGAAGACGGTCGTATCACCCAGAGCGGTGACCATCAGACACTCATGGCCCAAGGCGGTCTGTACAGGCGGCTGCACGACGTGCAGAATGGGCGCTAG
- a CDS encoding helix-turn-helix transcriptional regulator codes for MKLWKADRPLTRRVVLGERAMSTRGLSLRFATEQIGTTTDWCCFDGTRHLVFVHRAGVLRSMETDLDWGPSGRALPSVGDVWVVPAGDKCASLVEGDTAQYCEIAIPDQLLGETTLIPRVKHHDPLIHQMVERIHDVADRDDALARLLTESIGETLRLLIADNYTEATPRRTDQRAEGLDAAARSMIIAFLEDSLDSEITLETLAQQAKMSVGGFIKAFRAAFHTTPYQYLLDRRIERAKTLLRTTQRTVTEISAMVGFSTPNHFATAFRRRVGVSPRTYRDKS; via the coding sequence ATGAAGCTCTGGAAGGCCGACCGGCCCCTTACCCGTCGCGTCGTGCTCGGCGAGAGGGCCATGTCCACCCGCGGTCTGTCGCTGCGGTTCGCCACTGAACAGATCGGCACCACGACCGACTGGTGTTGTTTCGACGGCACCCGCCACCTGGTCTTCGTGCACCGGGCCGGCGTCCTGCGCTCAATGGAAACCGATCTGGACTGGGGCCCGTCGGGCCGGGCGCTGCCGAGCGTGGGCGATGTGTGGGTCGTGCCGGCCGGTGACAAGTGCGCGTCACTCGTGGAAGGGGACACGGCTCAATACTGCGAGATCGCCATCCCGGATCAGCTGCTGGGCGAGACGACGTTGATCCCGCGGGTCAAGCACCACGACCCCTTGATCCATCAGATGGTCGAGCGCATCCACGACGTTGCCGATCGTGATGACGCCCTCGCACGCCTACTCACCGAATCGATCGGCGAAACCCTTCGACTCCTGATCGCCGACAACTACACGGAGGCCACGCCCCGACGGACGGATCAACGGGCCGAGGGCCTGGATGCGGCCGCGCGATCAATGATCATCGCGTTCCTCGAGGACAGCTTGGACTCCGAGATCACCCTCGAAACGCTTGCGCAGCAAGCGAAGATGTCCGTAGGCGGCTTCATCAAGGCATTCCGGGCAGCGTTTCACACCACGCCGTACCAGTACCTGCTCGATCGCCGGATCGAACGTGCCAAGACCCTGCTGCGGACCACGCAGCGGACCGTGACCGAAATCAGTGCGATGGTCGGATTCTCGACACCGAATCATTTCGCCACCGCGTTCCGGCGCCGGGTCGGCGTCTCGCCCCGCACCTACCGCGACAAGAGCTGA
- a CDS encoding helix-turn-helix domain-containing protein, translating into MTGVSGDPVSPNPGRKEIAARGISFSFVREQISPLEHWGSDDDDNHRVYVFLGGDVWWMPARSPHAIVQGQVAQYCEIAIPRGVLADTVLLPRTEYRDPLIHHLIEEIYNVADRSDAAARLLIDSVAENILMLIRDKCAKAPRAPRQHRSFDAVTRRMLAEHLHDSLDSDIHLGALARLTGMSVQGFINAFRQSFQRTPYQYVLDLRIERAQTLLLATSASIAEIAVSVGFSAPGRFATTFKRRVGVSPSAYRRGHG; encoded by the coding sequence ATGACAGGCGTAAGCGGCGACCCGGTTTCTCCGAACCCTGGCCGCAAGGAGATTGCGGCGCGCGGCATCTCGTTCTCCTTCGTGAGAGAGCAGATATCACCTCTCGAACACTGGGGTAGCGATGATGACGACAACCACCGGGTGTACGTCTTTCTGGGCGGGGATGTCTGGTGGATGCCGGCCCGCAGTCCGCACGCAATCGTGCAAGGGCAGGTCGCGCAGTACTGCGAGATTGCCATCCCGCGAGGAGTGTTGGCCGACACGGTATTGCTACCGCGTACCGAGTACCGTGATCCGCTGATTCATCACCTGATCGAGGAGATCTACAACGTCGCCGATCGCAGCGACGCCGCTGCGCGACTGCTCATCGACTCCGTTGCCGAGAACATCCTCATGCTGATCCGGGACAAGTGCGCGAAGGCCCCGCGTGCGCCCCGTCAACACCGGAGCTTCGACGCCGTGACTCGCAGGATGCTCGCCGAACACCTCCACGACAGTCTCGACTCCGACATTCACCTCGGGGCCTTGGCCCGGCTGACCGGGATGTCGGTCCAGGGATTCATCAACGCATTCCGTCAGTCATTTCAGCGGACGCCGTACCAGTACGTCCTGGATCTGCGGATCGAACGTGCGCAGACGCTCCTGCTGGCCACGTCGGCGAGCATCGCGGAAATCGCAGTGTCAGTAGGTTTTTCGGCACCAGGACGATTCGCAACGACATTCAAGCGACGCGTCGGCGTCTCGCCCAGCGCATATCGCCGCGGTCATGGATGA
- a CDS encoding helix-turn-helix transcriptional regulator has protein sequence MKPWNDDRPQTRRIVLDETRVATRGLSLRFATEQIHTTTDWCCRDDTRHLLYLHRAGHLRSMETDLDWGPSGRTLPSVGDIWVVPAGARCASLVQGDIAEYCEIAIPSDVLGATTLIPRIKHRNPLIHQVVERIHALAGRDDAAARLLTDSLSETLKLVVTEMCAVDPPPAIERRPDTLDRATRSKLVEFLDDSIDSNITLEMLAQLARMPVGVFITAFRAAFHTTPYQFLLDRRVERAKFLLRNTTRTITDISAAVGFSSPSHFSTAFRHRVGVSPRTYRGGR, from the coding sequence ATGAAGCCCTGGAATGATGACCGACCTCAGACTCGACGCATCGTTCTGGACGAGACCCGCGTGGCGACGCGCGGCCTGTCCCTGCGGTTCGCCACCGAACAGATTCACACCACGACCGACTGGTGCTGTCGCGACGACACCCGCCACCTGCTCTATCTGCACCGTGCCGGCCACCTACGCTCCATGGAAACCGATCTGGACTGGGGCCCGTCAGGCCGGACGCTACCCAGCGTGGGCGACATCTGGGTGGTGCCTGCCGGCGCCAGATGCGCGTCCCTGGTCCAGGGTGACATCGCCGAATACTGCGAGATCGCCATCCCCAGTGACGTTCTCGGCGCCACCACCTTGATCCCCCGGATCAAACACCGCAATCCTTTGATCCATCAGGTGGTGGAGCGCATCCACGCCCTCGCCGGTCGTGACGACGCCGCCGCGCGACTCCTCACCGACTCGCTGAGCGAAACATTGAAACTGGTGGTCACCGAAATGTGCGCGGTAGACCCGCCACCGGCGATCGAGCGCAGGCCCGACACCCTGGATCGGGCCACCCGCTCAAAGCTCGTGGAGTTCCTCGACGACAGCATCGACTCGAACATCACCCTCGAAATGCTTGCCCAACTGGCGAGAATGCCGGTGGGCGTTTTCATCACAGCATTCCGCGCCGCGTTCCACACCACGCCCTACCAGTTCTTACTGGACCGCCGGGTCGAACGCGCGAAGTTCCTGCTGCGGAACACAACTCGGACCATCACCGACATCAGCGCCGCGGTGGGATTCTCATCGCCCAGTCATTTCTCCACCGCGTTCCGGCATCGGGTCGGAGTGTCACCCCGCACGTACCGCGGCGGCCGTTGA
- a CDS encoding GntR family transcriptional regulator: MAASAEPRVLKHQVVRAQLERLLDDLEVGDPFPAEREIAERFDVARETVRQALRELLLAGRIERRGRTTVVARPKILQPLSMGSYTEAAKEQGRSGGRILVGWSDLVADEILAGQLAIEIGTPILQLERVLTTDGIRVGLETTKLPAARYPGLRETFDYRESLYAEIRSRGIHFARTVDTIETALPDSRESALLTVDSRTPMFLLNRVSYDQDGIPIEQRRSLYRGDRMTFTAVMTAP, from the coding sequence GTGGCCGCGAGCGCAGAACCGAGGGTTCTCAAGCACCAGGTTGTCCGCGCGCAACTGGAGCGATTGCTCGACGACCTTGAGGTGGGCGACCCGTTCCCCGCGGAACGGGAGATCGCGGAACGATTCGATGTCGCCCGCGAGACCGTCCGCCAGGCGTTACGAGAGTTGTTGCTGGCCGGGCGGATTGAACGCCGGGGCCGGACCACCGTCGTGGCGCGGCCCAAGATCTTGCAGCCCCTGTCCATGGGTTCCTACACCGAGGCCGCCAAGGAGCAGGGTCGCAGCGGTGGGCGCATCCTGGTCGGCTGGAGCGATCTCGTTGCCGACGAGATCCTGGCCGGCCAGCTCGCGATCGAAATCGGCACTCCCATACTGCAATTGGAACGCGTCCTGACCACCGATGGCATCCGGGTGGGTCTGGAGACCACCAAGCTGCCGGCTGCGCGATATCCGGGATTGCGGGAGACCTTCGACTACCGCGAGTCGCTGTATGCGGAGATCCGCAGCCGGGGCATCCACTTCGCGCGCACCGTCGACACCATCGAGACCGCACTGCCCGACTCGCGCGAATCGGCCTTGCTCACCGTCGACAGTCGAACGCCGATGTTTCTGCTGAATCGGGTGTCATACGACCAGGACGGAATTCCGATCGAACAGCGGCGGTCCCTCTATCGAGGCGACCGGATGACTTTCACCGCAGTGATGACCGCGCCGTAG
- a CDS encoding phosphate/phosphite/phosphonate ABC transporter substrate-binding protein, giving the protein MKFRAPRPPARIAAVAAACTALALSGCSSSDSGSDAKTAQGFPETLTLAAIPAENSTDLKASYQPLIKLLEKETGSKVEFVQASDYAGVVEGIIADNVDLAFFGPFAYVVAGVNGAKITPVGAVIQEQGAKPGYQSYGLARADEANVNGLKDFAGKKVCFVDPSSTSGFLYPTAGLIEAGVIKSGSEGDLSAAMSPIFAGGHDSSALAIANGDCDAGFAFDTMVDKTMIAKGDLKPGQLKTVWKSEMIAGSVFAANDSLGSEAIGKLKTLFADKVNVPNLEAEGFCEGEACRITDERAWGFVPVQDSDYSGVRHVCDITGSEKCKG; this is encoded by the coding sequence ATGAAGTTCCGCGCTCCTCGTCCCCCAGCCCGTATCGCCGCCGTGGCAGCCGCCTGTACCGCACTGGCGTTGTCCGGCTGTTCGAGTTCCGATTCCGGGTCCGACGCCAAGACCGCCCAGGGCTTTCCGGAGACCCTCACCCTGGCCGCGATCCCGGCCGAGAACTCCACCGACCTCAAGGCCAGCTACCAGCCGCTGATCAAGCTGTTGGAGAAGGAGACCGGCTCCAAGGTGGAGTTCGTGCAGGCCTCCGATTACGCCGGGGTGGTCGAGGGAATCATCGCCGACAACGTCGACCTCGCATTCTTCGGTCCGTTCGCCTATGTGGTGGCCGGCGTCAACGGCGCCAAGATCACCCCGGTCGGCGCGGTGATCCAGGAGCAGGGGGCCAAGCCCGGCTACCAGTCCTATGGTCTGGCTCGCGCGGACGAAGCGAACGTCAACGGCCTCAAGGACTTTGCCGGCAAGAAGGTGTGCTTCGTCGACCCGAGCTCGACGTCGGGATTCCTCTACCCGACCGCGGGGCTGATCGAGGCCGGCGTGATCAAATCCGGCTCCGAAGGCGACCTGTCCGCGGCGATGTCGCCGATCTTCGCCGGTGGCCATGATTCCTCCGCCCTGGCGATCGCCAACGGCGACTGCGACGCCGGCTTCGCGTTCGACACCATGGTCGACAAGACCATGATCGCCAAGGGGGATCTGAAACCCGGTCAGCTCAAGACGGTGTGGAAGTCGGAGATGATCGCCGGCTCGGTGTTCGCCGCCAACGACTCCCTGGGCAGCGAGGCCATCGGCAAGCTCAAGACGCTCTTCGCGGACAAGGTCAACGTGCCCAACCTCGAGGCGGAGGGCTTCTGCGAGGGCGAGGCGTGCCGGATCACCGACGAACGTGCCTGGGGGTTCGTCCCGGTCCAGGATTCGGACTACAGCGGCGTGCGCCATGTCTGCGACATCACCGGCTCCGAGAAGTGCAAGGGCTGA
- the phnC gene encoding phosphonate ABC transporter ATP-binding protein, protein MSTSGPHHPVAGDDLVVIARDVTKRFGDTLALDHVSLEVRRSEMLVLLGLSGSGKSTLLRCLNGLHPVTSGSVEVGGTHVDTASAKQLRALRRNVGFVFQHFNLVGRLSCLENVLIGGLGQLRLPRYGALTYPKAMRAEALTYLDRVGLADYADRRADTLSGGQQQRVAIARTLMQKPGLLLADEPVASLDPENASVVMDLLFRVCIEEKLTVVCTLHQVDLALGWAHRLVGLRNGQKILDRPAVGMTRDDVMEIYQRVDPAAHSAARPS, encoded by the coding sequence ATGAGCACCAGCGGACCCCACCATCCCGTCGCGGGCGACGATCTCGTCGTCATCGCCCGCGACGTCACCAAACGCTTCGGTGACACCCTGGCCCTCGACCATGTCAGCCTCGAGGTTCGGCGCAGCGAGATGCTGGTGCTGCTCGGGTTGTCCGGCTCGGGCAAGTCCACACTGCTGCGCTGCCTCAACGGGCTGCACCCGGTCACCTCCGGCAGTGTCGAGGTCGGCGGCACCCACGTCGATACCGCCTCTGCCAAACAACTGCGCGCGCTGCGCCGCAACGTGGGGTTCGTGTTCCAGCATTTCAATCTTGTCGGGCGGTTGAGCTGTCTGGAGAACGTCCTGATCGGCGGCCTCGGCCAGTTGCGGCTCCCCCGCTACGGCGCGCTGACCTACCCCAAAGCGATGCGTGCCGAAGCCCTGACCTACCTGGACCGGGTGGGGCTGGCCGACTACGCCGACCGCCGCGCCGACACCCTCTCCGGTGGCCAACAGCAGCGGGTTGCGATCGCCCGCACGCTCATGCAGAAGCCCGGGCTGCTGCTGGCCGACGAACCCGTCGCCTCGTTGGACCCCGAAAACGCCAGTGTGGTCATGGATCTGCTGTTCCGGGTGTGCATCGAGGAGAAGCTGACCGTGGTCTGCACGCTGCACCAGGTGGACCTCGCCCTGGGCTGGGCGCATCGGCTGGTGGGCCTGCGCAACGGCCAGAAGATCCTGGACCGGCCCGCGGTCGGTATGACCCGCGACGATGTCATGGAGATATACCAACGCGTCGACCCCGCAGCTCATTCGGCGGCCCGTCCGTCGTGA
- the phnE gene encoding phosphonate ABC transporter, permease protein PhnE, producing MSTDLTERPAPAPPVSEHRALPGLLHLVAIGAVLATIVAAWSIDFAPGTLLDGVDEVVALLERMIPPRLDDPGRIGGLAVETLLMAVLGTVLAAIASVPLAFLAARNTTPHPAVQAVARAIITFCRAMPDLLFAVLFVRALGIGVLPGILALALHSIGMLGKVFADAIEQTDPGPREAVRSTGVGYFREMLNAVVPQVMPSWIATFIYRIDINLRMSVVLGFVGAGGIGFALQDALRGLIYPRALGIACVILAIIAAMELLSIVIRRMLLDSASSNPARDRAARFIFGGALIGVCVAALVVLKINPVSLMTWVGPAVEVFARMVPPNFSALGIELFAAAGQTVAIGVVSTAIGVVLSIPVGILAARNVTPHPAVYWAARGWILVVRAVPELILAVVFVAALGLGPIAGTCALAIGSIGFLAKLVADAVEEIDPGPLEAVRSVGGGWWKTLFAAVIPQAMPAMVGSSLYLFDVNVRTSTILGIVGAGGVGYLLFESIRTLNFDVAGAIVLVIFVIVYAIERLSGWIRSRLV from the coding sequence GTGAGTACCGACCTGACCGAGCGCCCGGCACCCGCGCCGCCCGTCTCCGAACACAGGGCTCTACCCGGCCTGCTGCATCTGGTTGCGATCGGCGCGGTGCTGGCCACGATCGTGGCGGCCTGGTCCATCGACTTCGCCCCGGGGACCTTGCTGGACGGCGTCGACGAGGTTGTGGCGTTGCTGGAGCGGATGATCCCGCCCCGGCTGGACGATCCGGGACGGATCGGCGGGCTGGCAGTCGAGACGCTGTTGATGGCGGTGCTGGGCACGGTGCTCGCGGCAATCGCCTCCGTACCGCTGGCCTTCCTGGCCGCCCGAAACACCACGCCGCACCCGGCCGTGCAGGCCGTGGCCCGGGCCATCATCACGTTCTGCCGGGCCATGCCGGACCTGCTGTTCGCCGTGCTGTTCGTCCGGGCCCTCGGAATCGGTGTGCTCCCGGGAATTCTCGCGCTGGCTCTCCACTCCATCGGCATGCTCGGCAAGGTGTTCGCCGATGCCATCGAGCAGACCGACCCGGGGCCGCGTGAGGCCGTGCGCAGCACGGGCGTCGGCTATTTCCGCGAGATGCTCAACGCCGTCGTCCCCCAGGTGATGCCGTCCTGGATCGCCACATTCATCTACCGCATCGACATCAACCTCCGGATGTCGGTGGTGCTGGGCTTCGTCGGCGCCGGCGGGATCGGCTTTGCGTTGCAGGATGCGTTGCGTGGCTTGATCTATCCGCGCGCCCTCGGCATCGCCTGCGTGATTCTGGCGATCATCGCCGCGATGGAACTGCTGTCCATCGTGATCCGCCGAATGCTGCTGGATTCTGCGAGTTCGAACCCGGCCCGGGATCGCGCCGCCCGGTTCATCTTCGGTGGCGCCCTGATCGGTGTCTGCGTGGCGGCACTGGTGGTGTTGAAGATCAATCCGGTGTCCCTGATGACCTGGGTGGGTCCGGCGGTCGAGGTGTTCGCCCGGATGGTTCCGCCCAATTTCTCGGCCCTGGGCATTGAATTGTTCGCCGCCGCAGGGCAGACCGTGGCGATCGGCGTGGTGTCCACCGCCATCGGTGTCGTGCTGTCGATCCCGGTCGGCATCCTGGCCGCCCGCAACGTCACGCCCCACCCCGCGGTCTACTGGGCTGCCCGTGGCTGGATCCTGGTGGTGCGGGCGGTACCCGAGCTGATCCTGGCCGTGGTGTTCGTCGCGGCGCTGGGGCTCGGACCCATCGCCGGCACCTGCGCCCTGGCCATCGGATCGATCGGCTTCCTGGCCAAACTGGTCGCCGACGCGGTCGAGGAGATCGATCCCGGCCCGCTGGAGGCGGTGCGCTCGGTGGGCGGCGGCTGGTGGAAGACGTTGTTCGCCGCGGTGATTCCGCAAGCCATGCCGGCGATGGTCGGGTCAAGCCTGTACCTGTTCGACGTGAACGTACGAACCTCCACCATCCTGGGCATCGTCGGCGCAGGTGGCGTCGGGTACCTGTTGTTCGAGTCGATCCGCACGCTGAACTTCGATGTCGCCGGCGCCATCGTCCTCGTCATCTTCGTCATCGTCTACGCCATCGAAAGGTTGTCCGGATGGATTCGGTCCCGCCTCGTGTGA
- a CDS encoding zinc-binding dehydrogenase yields the protein MDSVPPRVTAAAVWTGSGLDVRTVPVPELGAGEVLARVRLATVCGSDLHTVMGRRTAACPSILGHEAVGEVVAVGAGSDAQLGQRIIWSVTVTCGECSRCRSGLSAKCLSVRKVGHEAFEGDWPLSGSYAAHVVLPRGTTIAVVPDTLPDTVAAPAACATATVMATLEAAGELTGRRVLINGAGMLGLTAVAACTEAGGDVQVVDRNADRLVLAARFGAGAGDGGPVDVAIDYTGSSVAVANALGRLDIGGTLVLAGSVTPGPPLTVDPETVVRQWLTITGVHNYEPRHLHRAVDFLDRTRERHPWESLVTAPVALTQIDAALRPPPTGKLRMAVCP from the coding sequence ATGGATTCGGTCCCGCCTCGTGTGACGGCAGCCGCGGTCTGGACCGGCTCCGGTCTCGACGTGCGAACGGTCCCGGTCCCCGAACTCGGCGCCGGAGAGGTCCTGGCCCGGGTCCGGTTGGCCACCGTGTGCGGTAGCGACCTGCACACCGTCATGGGCCGGCGTACCGCGGCGTGCCCGTCTATCCTCGGGCATGAGGCCGTCGGCGAAGTCGTCGCCGTCGGTGCGGGTTCGGATGCCCAACTCGGCCAACGCATCATCTGGTCGGTGACCGTAACCTGCGGTGAGTGCTCGCGGTGCCGATCCGGCCTGAGCGCCAAATGTCTTTCGGTGCGCAAGGTGGGTCACGAGGCGTTCGAGGGCGACTGGCCGTTGTCGGGTTCTTATGCTGCACATGTCGTTCTGCCCCGCGGCACCACCATCGCCGTCGTGCCCGACACCCTGCCGGATACCGTCGCCGCACCCGCCGCATGCGCGACAGCGACGGTGATGGCCACCCTGGAGGCCGCCGGTGAGCTGACCGGCCGACGGGTGCTCATCAACGGCGCAGGCATGCTCGGCCTCACCGCCGTCGCGGCATGCACGGAGGCCGGGGGTGATGTCCAGGTCGTCGACCGCAATGCCGACCGCCTGGTGCTGGCGGCGCGCTTCGGTGCGGGTGCGGGCGATGGCGGGCCGGTCGATGTGGCGATCGACTACACCGGCTCCTCCGTGGCCGTCGCGAATGCCTTGGGCCGCCTCGACATCGGCGGCACCCTGGTCCTTGCCGGGTCCGTCACTCCGGGGCCACCGCTGACGGTCGACCCGGAAACCGTTGTACGGCAATGGCTCACCATCACCGGTGTGCACAACTACGAGCCCCGGCATCTGCACCGTGCGGTCGACTTCCTGGACCGCACCCGCGAGCGCCATCCGTGGGAGTCGCTCGTCACGGCGCCGGTGGCGCTCACCCAGATCGATGCGGCGTTACGCCCACCGCCCACGGGAAAGCTGCGGATGGCGGTCTGCCCCTGA
- a CDS encoding glycoside hydrolase family 16 protein, producing MDRRSVMFMMGLGVAAAALPAGTANADPAIGDNPPAPAPGAPTPPAAAAAQPTFLFQDEFNGPAGSPPDPTWWHLIPERETIKNPVEWDKPFNMGRYVTDTEHAFQDGKGNLVIRATRGPGTTVQEKYASAKVVGNWRGGIGTTWEARVKLNCLTDGAWPAFWLLNDDPVRGGEVDLVEWYGNRDWPSGTTVHARLDGESFATDPHPIDSGWHTWRMSWTPQGMYFWKDYAPGMEPFFEVPANSLQDWPFNDPGYTMVPVFNIAVGGSGGRDPSGGNYPAEMLVDWIRVFQG from the coding sequence ATGGATCGTCGCAGTGTGATGTTCATGATGGGTCTGGGGGTCGCAGCGGCGGCATTGCCTGCCGGAACGGCCAACGCCGACCCGGCTATTGGCGATAACCCGCCTGCGCCGGCCCCCGGAGCGCCCACCCCGCCGGCTGCCGCAGCGGCGCAGCCCACCTTCCTGTTCCAGGATGAGTTCAATGGTCCGGCCGGGTCGCCGCCGGACCCGACGTGGTGGCACCTCATCCCGGAGCGCGAGACCATCAAGAACCCGGTCGAGTGGGACAAGCCGTTCAACATGGGCCGCTACGTCACCGACACCGAACACGCTTTCCAGGACGGCAAGGGCAACCTGGTGATCCGCGCGACGCGCGGCCCGGGCACCACCGTGCAGGAGAAGTACGCCAGCGCCAAGGTCGTCGGAAACTGGCGTGGCGGTATCGGCACCACCTGGGAGGCCCGGGTCAAGCTCAACTGCCTGACCGACGGTGCCTGGCCCGCGTTCTGGCTTCTCAACGACGATCCCGTCCGTGGCGGCGAGGTCGACCTGGTGGAGTGGTACGGCAACCGTGACTGGCCGTCGGGCACCACGGTGCACGCCCGCCTGGACGGTGAGTCCTTCGCCACCGACCCGCACCCGATCGACAGCGGGTGGCACACCTGGCGGATGTCGTGGACGCCGCAGGGCATGTACTTCTGGAAGGACTATGCCCCGGGCATGGAACCCTTCTTCGAGGTCCCGGCAAACTCCTTGCAGGACTGGCCTTTCAACGACCCCGGCTACACGATGGTGCCGGTGTTCAACATCGCCGTCGGTGGGTCCGGTGGTCGCGATCCGAGTGGCGGCAACTACCCGGCCGAGATGTTGGTCGACTGGATCCGCGTCTTCCAGGGCTGA